The Halichoerus grypus chromosome 14, mHalGry1.hap1.1, whole genome shotgun sequence genome contains a region encoding:
- the SEC16A gene encoding protein transport protein Sec16A isoform X5: protein MQPPPQAAPSGVVGPPPAGTPQSMFWSNRPYRRQANNNAPVTPITCPLQPVTDPFAFSRQALQNTSLGSSSNKSSPPILQGPAPPAFLQRTGLPVPHTNAGDTLQGPVSQPRADGSLFSSVLTPSTPSEPEVNRSAEVASGSEPEVQTLPYPQYIPGAGVDSSHGGHPHTNMLGPDRPLSRQNPHDSATALAPSPFFPQPRQQMPGQWGPGQGGPQPSGQHYWPRPEGPVQNAVPHASSVSHFPAPSNPHHGPGHEQLNPLVCLPGPLATDGSNEAAYLQSGNHSTNNFDPENAFRQNSRAGNTRASQELRPNPGVNKEQLPDLALVNPLAQGNSPESHLHYPPGAGTSRAPSEVDSGALSMFFQGGETENEENLSSEKTGSAGQSDFDGFSPSPALGHPPAHVGAGGIYQAFPKGSNNEATQQGGLPQPYFSQSAGAQPDRPPAASAATAVWGSTASAGAHAASGAQSENVEDLEFIQNQEVLPSEPLSLDPSSPSDQVRYGPLPGPAVPRLGGVGHAGGGGPNLEAPDSALHPVRSDGVSAGYSSKNHRNLLSAARPQDVGTFIQQEVGKPEDESSGSFFKQIDSSPVGGETNETTVSQNHHSSRSQPSTPSPPKPTGIFQTSANSSFEPVKSHLVGVKPVEADRANVVGEVRGAAAHQKQRGAAAARPDASPGNLEQPPDNMETLFTLQACSPPFSVPVEPGHGLLHTGGPPLETVLLAAEKRPLARAQGAVKCESPVTTLWAQNELPDFGGNVLLAPAAPVLHVPVKPQPSEVIQPPDEGVSAPQSQEPGSGLPLPSGDSICASENLENPPKMGEEEALPSQVTKDAQDQRGLERAQQEPAPPLPQGPKATCSEPSNPGSPPLQGQPQNLVPPPASPAPADTGQPLPARPPRSSSASVMSTSSSQAAMRSDQHWLQPPPPDLASYYYYRPLYDGYQSHYPSPYPLEPGPAPLYYQDVYGLYEPRYRAHDSAASAYAESYRYAEPERPSSRASHCSDRPPARQGYPESYYNSKSGWSSQSDHYADYYPGQYDYGDPGRWDRYHCASRFRDPHTCDRRYWYDAEYDAYRKENYAYGDRPERYDDPWRYDPRFTGSFDDDPEPHRDPYGEEVDRRSVHSERSAQSLRSSFSSHSHQSQIYRNHSMTAVPYEAPHPPGSLPGQYAYGAYGSNFGSAQGFPEYGYPAEAGWPTAEQAPSRPTSPEKFSVPHVCARFGPGGQLIKVIPNLPSEGQPALVEIHSMETLLQHMPEQKELRSFPGPLGKDDTHKVDVINFAQNKATKCLQNENLIDKESASLLWSFIVLLCRQNGTVVGTDLAELLLRDHKTAWLPGKSPNEANLIDFTNEAVEQAEEEESGEAQLSFLTDSQAAGSSALERETERFRELLLYGRKKDALESAMKNALWGHALLLASKMDSRTHARVMTRFANSLPINDPLQTVYQLMSGRMPAASTCCGDEKWGDWRPHLAMVLSNLSSNVDVESRAMATMGDTLASKGLLDAAHFCYLMAQVGLGVYTKKTTKLVLIGSNHSLPFLKFATNEAIQRTEAYEYAQSLGAQTCSFPNFQVFKFIYSCRLAEMGLATQAFHYCEVIAKSILLQPHKYSPVLISQLVQIASQLRLFDPQLREKPEEEAFVEPAWLVQLQCVDKQVKEGAAAWSRDGTFPQRCPSTPSSEAGQYDGPAPAQPGGPGTGNPLLVPPVPSAEHLGQGVRLLPSAPPALPDGQPALPARVPLFPVPPPPGPVELGPGCGPPGAALGFPEPSGPDPAAPYAGPGLPPGAPPLQGSEPAPQEAPSQDPGVMPPETLGRNSLPELREEGFGGAFAHLGSSRMSQGPEAPPGWECTSSSALQPPTAAPEVKRPAPAARREAKEPKKSSESWFSRWLPGKKRTEAYLPDDKNKSIVWDEKKNRWVDVNEPEEEKKAPPPPPTSLPKAPLAAPPGPGGPPRASVNMFSRKAAGARARYVDVLNPGGPQRSEPALAPAEFFAPLAPLPIPAHLFGPNPDAEEAPPAEGASREGQAPAGGPANLEPASEPQAFGSAASLPGPELPPTREDGSQGGELSRCSSMSSLSREVSQHFYQAPSDHLPAGAAPGAAVPFYSPAQFAQASAPSGCSRMGRIGQRKYPALS, encoded by the exons ATGCAGCCACCTCCCCAGGCAGCCCCATCCGGTGTGGTTGGGCCACCTCCAGCTGGGACTCCTCAGAGCATGTTCTGGTCCAACAGACCATATAGGAGACAGGCAAATAATAACGCACCCGTGACTCCGATAACTTGCCCACTACAGCCGGTGACGGATCCATTTGCTTTTAGTAGACAGGCGCTACAAAATACATCATTGGGCAGTTCGTCCAACAAAAGTAGCCCACCCATTCTGCAAGGCCCGGCCCCACCAGCGTTCCTTCAGCGCACCGGTCTGCCTGTGCCTCACACAAATGCTGGGGATACCCTCCAAGGACCGGTGTCACAGCCCAGAGCAGATGGCAGTCTGTTTTCCAGTGTGCTGACCCCTTCAACTCCATCGGAGCCCGAGGTGAACAGGAGTGCCGAGGTTGCTTCCGGCTCAGAACCCGAAGTTCAGACTCTGCCATATCCTCAGTACATTCCAGGAGCGGGTGTTGACAGTTCTCATGGGGGCCATCCTCACACGAACATGCTTGGGCCCGATAGGCCCCTGAGTAGGCAGAACCCGCATGACAGTGCTACAGCATTAGCACCATCCCCTTTCTTCCCTCAGCCTCGTCAGCAAATGCCAGGGCAGTGGGGACCAGGGCAGGGAGGCCCACAACCCTCAGGTCAACATTATTGGCCCCGCCCAGAAGGACCTGTTCAGAACGCGGTGCCTCACGCCTCCAGCGTTTCTCACTTCCCTGCTCCGTCCAACCCGCATCATGGTCCTGGCCACGAGCAGCTCAACCCACTGGTGTGTTTGCCAGGACCCTTAGCCACTGATGGAAGCAACGAGGCGGCCTACCTACAAAGTGGGAACCATTCAACAAATAACTTTGATCCTGAAAATGCGTTCAGGCAAAATTCTAGAGCTGGGAATACTCGGGCGAGCCAGGAGCTCAGGCCAAATCCAGGAGTGAATAAAGAGCAGTTGCCAGACCTCGCTCTCGTTAATCCCCTCGCTCAGGGAAATAGCCCAGAAAGCCATTTGCACTACCCCCCAGGGGCCGGGACCAGCCGAGCCCCGTCAGAAGTGGACTCCGGGGCTCTCTCCATGTTTTTCCAAGGTGGGGAAACAGAAAATGAGGAGAATCTCTCCTCTGAAAAAACAGGCTCTGCTGGTCAGTCTGACTTCGacggcttctcccccagccccgcgCTTGGTCATCCTCCTGCACACGTGGGAGCGGGTGGCATTTACCAGGCCTTTCCCAAAGGTTCCAACAATGAGGCCACGCAGCAGGGAGGACTCCCACAACCTTATTTTTCTCAGTCTGCAGGCGCCCAGCCTGATCGGCCCCCGGCAGCAAGCGCCGCCACCGCCGTGTGGGGCAGCACAGCAAGTGCAGGGGCGCACGCGGCCAGCGGCGCGCAGTCTGAGAATGTGGAAGACCTAGAATTCATTCAAAATCAGGAAGTTCTGCCAAGTGAGCCCCTGAGTTTGGACCCTTCCTCCCCAAGCGATCAGGTCAGATACGGGCCCCTTCCCGGGCCAGCCGTCCCCAGGCTTGGTGGTGTGGGCCACGCTGGAGGTGGGGGCCCAAATCTCGAGGCCCCGGATTCAGCGCTGCACCCTGTGCGGTCTGATGGCGTGTCAGCTGGTTACAGCAGCAAGAACCACAGGAATCTCCTGAGTGCAGCCAGGCCCCAGGATGTAGGCACTTTCATTCAGCAGGAAGTGGGAAAACCTGAAGATGAGTCTTCGGGGAGTTTTTTTAAGCAAATTGATTCTTCTCCTGTGGGAGGAGAGACAAACGAGACCACCGTGAGTCAAAATCACCACAGCAGCCGGTCCCAGCCCTCAACCCCAAGCCCCCCAAAACCCACTGGAATATTTCAGACAAGTGCAAATAGTTCTTTTGAACCAGTGAAATCGCACTTAGTTGGAGTAAAACCCGTCGAGGCTGATCGTGCCAATGTGGTAGGTGAGGTGAGAGGGGCCGCTGCCCACCAGAAGCAGCGCGGAGCCGCTGCTGCCCGACCCGACGCCTCCCCCGGCAACCTGGAGCAGCCGCCGGACAACATGGAGACCCTGTTCACGCTCCAGGCCTGTTCTCCACCCTTCTCCGTCCCTGTGGAGCCTGGCCACGGGCTCTTGCACACTGGGGGACCGCCCTTGGAAACTGTGCTCCTGGCAGCGGAGAAAAGGCCTTTGGCCAGAGCCCAGGGAGCTGTGAAGTGTGAGAGCCCAGTGACGACGTTGTGGGCACAGAACGAGCTGCCAGATTTTGGAGGCAATGTCCTTCTAGCCCCGGCTGCTCCTGTGTTGCACGTGCCTGTGAAACCCCAGCCGTCGGAAGTGATTCAGCCTCCAGATGAGGGCGTGTCCGCTCCACAGTCCCAGGAGCCGGGCTCCGGCCTCCCTCTGCCGAGTGGGGACAGCATCTGTGCTTCTGAGAACCTTGAGAATCCTCCCAAGATGGGAGAAGAGGAGGCCCTCCCGTCACAG GTGACAAAAGACGCTCAGGACCAGCGTGGCCTAGAGAGAGCCCAGCAGGAGCCAGCACCGCCTCTTCCACAAGGGCCCAAAGCAACGTGTTCAGAACCTTCAAACCCAGGAAGTCCACCCTTGCAGGGACAGCCCCAAAACTTGGTCCCACCACCCGCAAGCCCAGCTCCAGCTGACACAGGTCAGCCGCTGCCAGCCCGGCCACCTCGGTCCTCCAGCGCGTCGGTCATGTCCACCAGCTCGAGCCAGGCAGCCATGCGGTCGGACCAGCACTGGCTGCAGCCGCCTCCTCCGGACTTGGCATCTTACTACTATTACAGACCCCTGTACGATGGCTACCAGTCGCATTACCCCTCGCCATACCCGCTGGAGCCTGGCCCGGCCCCCCTCTATTACCAG GACGTCTATGGCCTGTATGAGCCCAGGTACAGGGCCCACGACAGCGCGGCGTCTGCCTACGCTGAGAGCTACCGCTACGCCGAGCCTGAGCGACCCAGCTCCCGAGCAAGTCACTGCTCAGACCGGCCACCTGCCAG GCAAGGGTACCCCGAAAGTTACTACAATTCCAAAAGTGGATGGAGCAGTCAGAGTGACCACTATGCGGATTATTACCCCGGCCAGTACGACTACGGAG ACCCAGGTCGCTGGGACCGGTACCACTGTGCTTCCAGATTCAGGGATCCCCACACCTGTGACCGGAGGTATTGGTATGATGCTGAATACGATGCGTACAGGAAAGAAAACTATGCTTATGGCGACAG GCCCGAGAGGTACGATGACCCCTGGAGGTACGACCCTCGCTTCACTGGCAGTTTTGACGACGACCCCGAGCCCCACAGGGACCCTTACGGGGAAGAGGTGGACAGGCGTAGCGTGCACAGCGAGcgctcagcccagagcctgcgCAGCAGCTTCAGCTCCCACTCGCATCAG AGTCAGATTTACAGAAATCACAGTATGACTGCTGTTCCCTATGAGGCCCCACACCCCCCCGGCTCCTTGCCTGGCCAGTATGCCTACGGCGCCTATGGCAGCAATTTCGGCAGTGCCCAGGGCTTCCCAGAGTATGGCTACCCTGCCGAAGCTGGCTGGCCTACCGCGGagcaag CTCCATCAAGACCAACTTCTCCTGAGAAGTTCTCAGTGCCTCATGTCTGTGCCAGGTTCGGTCCTGGGGGTCAGCTCATTAAAGTGATTCCAAATCTGCCTTCGGAAGGACAGCCTGCATTGGTTGAAATTCACAGCATGGAG ACCCTGCTGCAGCACATGCCGGAGCAGAAGGAGCTGCGCTCGTTCCCAGGACCACTCGGCAA AGATGACACCCATAAAGTGGATGTTATTAATTTTGCACAGAACAAAGCTACAAAATGTTTGCAGAACGAAAATTTAATTGACAAAGAGTCTGCAAGTCTCCTTTGGAGTTTCATTGTTCTCTTGTGCAGACAGAACGGG ACCGTGGTGGGAACAGACCTCGCGGAGCTTTTGTTACGAGACCACAAAACCGCGTGGCTTCCTGGGAAGTCACCCAATGAGGCCAACCTGATTGATTTCACTAACGAGGCCGTGGAGCAAGCGGAGGAAGAGGAGTCCGGGGAGGCCCAGCTCTCGTTCCTCACGGACAGCCAGGCAGCCGGCAGCAGTGCCCTTGAAAGGGAGACCGAGAGGTTCCGGGAGCTGCTTCTGTACGGCCGCAAGAAG GATGCTTTAGAGTCTGCGATGAAAAATGCCTTATGGGGTCATGCTCTGTTACTTGCAAGTAAGATGGACAGCCGGACACACGCCCGCGTCATGACCAG GTTCGCCAACAGTCTTCCAATCAACGATCCTCTGCAGACAGTGTACCAGCTGATGTCGGGGCGGATGCCTGCTGCGTCCACG TGTTGCGGAGATGAGAAGTGGGGAGATTGGAGGCCACATCTTGCTATGGTTTTGTCCAACCTGAGCAGCAACGTGGATGTGGAGTCCAGGGCAATGGCCACCATGGGTGACACTCTGG CTTCAAAAGGTCTCTTAGATGCTGCACACTTTTGCTACCTCATGGCCCAGGTCGGGTTGGGGgtttatacaaagaaaaccacaaaactcGTCTTAATCGGATCGAACCACAG TTTGCCGTTTTTAAAGTTTGCAACCAATGAAGCTATTCAGAGGACAGAAGCCTATGAATATGCCCAGTCTCTTGGGGCACAGACCTGCTCCTTCCCCAATTTCCAG GTGTTCAAGTTTATCTACTCCTGCCGCCTGGCTGAAATGGGGCTGGCCACACAGGCCTTCCACTACTGCGAGGTGATTGCCAAGAGCATCCTGCTGCAGCCCCACAAGTACTCGCCCGTGCTCATCAGCCAGCTGGTTCAG ATCGCGTCCCAGCTGCGGCTCTTCGACCCGCAGCTGAGAGAGAAGCCGGAGGAGGAGGCCTTTGTTGAGCCCGCCTGGTTGGTCCAGCTGCAGTGTGTGGACAAGCAGGTCAAG GAGGGCGCCGCGGCGTGGAGTCGGGACGGGACCTTCCCCCAGCGCTGTCCCAGCACCCCGAGCTCCGAGGCGGGGCAGTACGACGGGCCAGCACCCGCCCAGCCAGGGGGCCCGGGCACCGGCAATCCGCTGCTGGTGCCGCCCGTGCCCAGCGCTGAGCACTTGGGCCAGGGGGTGCGGCTGCTGCCTTCAG CTCCGCCGGCCCTCCCCGACGGCCAGCCGGCCCTCCCCGCCAGGGTGCCATTGTTCCCggtgcccccacccccgggcccTGTTGAGCTGGGGCCTGGCTGCGgacccccaggggctgcccttgGCTTTCCAGAGCCCTCTGGGCCCGACCCTGCGGCTCCGTACGCGGGGCCTGGCCTGCCACCTGGCGCACCACCTCTGCAGGGAAGTGAGCCCGCGCCCCAGGAGGCCCCGAGCCAGGACCCAG GGGTGATGCCGCCGGAGACGCTTGGGAGAAACTCGCTTCCGGAGCTGAGAGAAGAGGGTTTTGGCGGAGCTTTTGCTCATCTG GGCTCCTCCAGGATGTCGCAGGGCCCCGAGGCCCCCCCGGGTTGGGAGTGTACCAGCTCCAGTGCTCTGCAGCCGCCCACAGCCGCTCCTGAAGTGAAGAGACCTGCGCCGGCCGCCAGGAGAGAGGCCAAGGAGCCCAAGAAG AGTAGTGAATCCTGGTTCTCTCGTTGGCTTCCtgggaaaaaaaggacagaagcTTATTTGCCAGACGACAAGAACAAATCG ATCGTCTGGGATGAAAAGAAGAACCGATGGGTGGATGTAAATGAGCCAGAGGAGGAG AAGAAGGCTCCGCCCCCACCACCAACCTCGCTCCCCAAGGCTCCGCTCGCTGCGCCCCCCGGTCCTGGAGGGCCCCCGAGGGCCTCTGTGAACATGTTTTCTAGGAAAGCAG CTGGAGCCAGAGCACGCTACGTGGATGTTTTAAACCCGGGGGGGCCCCAGCGGAGTGAACCAGCTCTTGCTCCTGCTGAGTTTTTTGCTCCCCTTGCCCCGCTCCCGATTCCTGCTCACTTGTTTGGACCAAACCCAG ACGCAGAGGAAGCCCCACCTGCAGAGGGGGCCAGCAGGGAAGGGCAGGCGCCTGCAGGGGGTCCGGCCAACCTAGAGCCGGCCTCGGAGCCCCAG GCGTTCGGCTCCGCGGCGTCGCTCCCCGGCCCTGAGCTCCCACCCACCCGTGAGGACGGCTCCCAGGGAGGAGAG CTTTCACGCTGTAGTTCAATGAGTTCATTATCACGTGAAGTAAGCCAGCATTTTTATCAG GCTCCCAGTGATCACCTCCCTGCAGGGGCCGCTCCCGGAGCAGCCGTGCCCTTCTACAGCCCTGCTCAGTTCGCACAG GCCTCGGCCCCCTCGGGATGCTCAAGGATGGGGAGGATTGGCCAGAGAAAATACCCAGCGTTGAGCTAG